The Vicinamibacterales bacterium genome includes the window CGACGGCCACCAGATGGCGCGCAACGGCCGCGCCGGCGCGGCGCTGGCCACCGCGGCGATCGGTTCGTTCGTCGCCGGCACGTTGGCGACGCTCGCTCTGAGCATGACGGCGCCGCTGATGGTGCGGATGGCGCTGGCCTTTGGGTCGGCGGAATACTTCGCGCTGATGGTGCTCGCGTTCGTGACCGTGACCAGCGTGCTGGGCGGGTCGCGGCTGGCCGGCTGGGTCAGCCTGACGCTGGGCCTCGCGCTCGGCGGCATCGGCATCGACGGCCTGAGCGGGCAGGCACGGTTCACCTTCGGCATCCCGTATCTGCTGGATGGGATCGACCCGGTGATTGTGGCGATCGGCCTGTTCGCCATCGGCGAAACGCTGTGGGTGGTCAGCCGCGGGCCCGGCGAGGATCAGGTGCTGCCGGTCCGCGGCTCGCTGTGGATGACGCGCAACGAGTGGCAGCGATCGTGGAAGCCGTGGCTGCGCGGCACGGCGATCGGCTTTCCGATGGGCGCGCTGCCCGCAGGCGGCGCCGAGCTGCCCACGCTGATGTCATACGCGATCGAGAAGCGGCTGTCAGCGCGGCCCGGGGAGTTCGGCCACGGCGCCATCGAGGGGGTGGCCGGTCCCGAGGCCGCCAACAACGCCGCCGCCGCCGGCACGCTCGTGCCGCTCCTCACGCTGGGGCTGCCGACCTCGGCGACCGCGGCGGTGCTGCTCGCCGCGTTTCAACAGTTCGGCCTGCAGCCGGGTCCGCTGCTCTTCGCGCACGAGCCGGCACTGGTCTGGGGCGTGATCGCGAGCCTCTACGTTGGCAACGCCATGCTGCTCGTGCTCAACCTGCCGCTCGTCGGGCTGTGGGTGAAGCTGCTGTCGATCCCGCGGCCGTGGTTGTACGGCGGCATCCTGGTCATGGCCTCGCTCGGCGCCTACAGCGTGCACCGTTCCGCGGGCGACCTGGTGCTGGTGGCGATCATCGGCATCATCGGCTTCGGTCTGCGTTACGTCGATGCCCCGGTCGCGCCGGTCATGATCGGGTTGATTCTCGGTCCGGCCGCGGAGCAGCACCTGCGGCGGGCGTTGTCGATCAGCCAGGGCGACTGGTCGGTCTTCCTGACGCGGCCGCTGTCGGCCGTGTTGTTGGGCGCCGCCATGGCGATCATCGCGCTCACCGCCATCCGCCGGAAGGCCGGTAGAATCGAGGCATGAAGCTCAGCGACCTATTCGGCGGCGGCATGGGCATCCCCGCCGACCAGTTCCCCGATCCGGCCGTCGACATTCCGCCCGACACCACCGGCGCCCCGCAGACCGTCGTCCTTGGCGGCGGCTGCTTCTGGTGCACCGAGGCGGTGTTCGTCAAGCTCGATGGCGTGATCAGCGTCGTGTCCGGCTATGCCGGCGGCACCGCCGCGACCGCGGATTACCAGAGCGTCTGCAGCGGCATGACCGACCACGCGGAGGTGATCCGCGTGCGCTACGACTCGAGCCGCATCTCGTTCGGCCAGGTGCTCAAGGTGTTCTTCGCCATTGCCCACGACCCGACGCAGCTCAATCGCCAGGGCAACGACATGGGCCGGCAGTACCGGTCCGCGATCTTCTACGGCAGCGTGAATCAGGAACAAGTGGCGAGGGCCTATCTCCAGCAACTGGAAGAGGCGAAGGTGTTCGAGCAGCCGATCGTGACCACCGTCGAGCCCCTGATCGAGTTCTTCGAGGCCGAGGCCTACCACCAGGACTTCGTCGCCCGGAACCCGGCGCAGCCCTACGTGGCGGCGGTGGCGATGCCCAAGGTCAGGAAGCTCGAGAAGGCCTTCGGCGACAAGTTGAAGAAGTCGTGAGACATAATAGGGGTCTTGTGCGCTCGTAGCTCAACTGGATAGAGCATCAGCCTTCGAAGCTGGGGGTCGCAGGTTCGAGTCCTGCCGAGCGCACCATTCGATTCGCCCTCTGATCCCTGCTCCCTGATCCCCGCTTTCGCCTACACTCTGGGGAGCGCCGATGCCCAGCACGACTGCCCCTCCCAACTGGGCGGAACTCCCGGACGAAGAGCTTCTCAACCTTCGCCTCGCGGCGCTCCCCCTCCGCCTCGACGGCACGGTCGTCGAATCGCGCATTGGCCAGCTCAAGGCCGAACTCGAGGCCCGCGGCCTCACCTTCCCCCTGCACTTCTACCTGTCGGACGAGTGGTTCACACCGGACGGCCAGGCCTCGATGGCGGTGCCCTTCTACCTGGCGCATCCGCGCCTCGAACGGCTCGAGAAATCCCAGATGCTCGAAGTGGAAGGCGGCGAGCACGACTGGTGCATGCGCATCCTGCGCCACGAAGCCGGCCACGTCATCGACAACGCCTACAAGCTCCGCCTCCGCCGCCCCCGCCGGAAGGTCTTCGGCCGCTCGTCGGAGCCGTACCCCGAGTTCTACGCGCCGCGGCCGTACAGCAAGAGCTTCGTGCTGCACCTGGACCCGTGGTACGCGCAGAGCCACCCCGACGAGGATTTCGCCGAGACCTTCGCGGTGTGGCTGACGCCTGAATCCAACTGGAAGACCCGCTACACGGGCTGGCCGGCCATCAAGAAGCTCGAGTACATGGACGAGCTGATGAAGTCGCTGGTCGGCAGGCAGCCGCTGCTCGAGCGGACCGACGAAGTGGACCCGCTGCGCAAACTGAACCGCAGCCTCCGCTTTCATTACCGCCGCAAGCGCCGGCACTACGGCGTCGATCACCCGACCTTCTACGATCGCGACCTGCGGCGGCTGTTCTCGGACGCGCCGGAACACGCGCACCACATGACCGCGCCGCAGTTCCTCGCCCGCATCCGCGGGCCGGTCCGCAAGATGGTCGCCGAGTGGACCGGCATCTACCAGTACACCATCGACAAGGTGTTCGAAGACATCATTGTCCGATGCCGCGAGCTCAAGCTTCGCCTCGCCGTGCCTGAGGAACAGGCGCGGCAGGAATTCACGGTGCTGCTGACCGTGCAGGTGATGAACTACCTGCACAGCGGACGCCATCGGGTGGCCCTTTGAAACCTCAACGCGTTCTGACCCTCGTCCACAAAGGCCTCGAACCGCCAGACGAGGCGCCCGACAAGGAGGTCGCGTCCACCGCGTCGTGGCGCATGGAGTATGACGTCGTCCAGACGCTCCGCGCCCTCGGCCACGAGCTGCGCGTGATCGGCGTGCACGACGACCTCACGCCGATCCGCAGCTCGATCGAAGACTTCAAGCCCTCGATCACCTTCAACCTGATGGAGGCGTTCGACGACGTGGTGGTGTTCGACCAGAACGTGGTGAGCTACCTCGAGTTGCTGAAGGTGCCGTACACCGGCTGCAACCCGCGGGGCCTGACGCTGTCGCGCGACAAGGGCCTGGCCAAGAAGCTGATGGCGTATCACCGCATCCCGGTGCCCGACTTCCTGGTGGTGCCGCTCGGCCGCAAGCCGAAGTTGCCCAAGCGCCTCCACTTCCCGCTGATCGTCAAGTCGCTGACCTACGAGTCGTCCACGGGCATTTCACAGGCGTCGGTGGTCGAGAACGACGAGCAGCTGAACAGGCGCGTGCAGTTCATCCACGACACCATCATGACCCCCGCCATCGTCGAGGAATTCATCGACGGCCGCGAGCTCTACGTCGGCGTACTCGGCAACGATCGCCTGCAGGTGCTCCCGGTGTGGGAGATGTCGTTCTCGAAGATGCCCGAGAACAGCTGGCGCATCGCCACCGAGCGGGTGAAGTGGAGCGTCAAGTACCAGAAGAAGCACGGCATCGACACGGCGGAGGCGGGGCTGCCGGACGACATCACGGCGAAGGTGCAGCACCTCGCCAAGCGCGTCTACCGCGCGCTGGATCTCAGCGGCTACGCGCGCGTTGACCTTCGCATGAAGGCCAACGGCGACTTGTTCGTGATTGAGGCCAACCCGAATCCGCAGCTGGCGCAGGGTGAAGACTTCGCCGAGTCGGCCCGGCGAGCGGGCGTGTCGTATGCCAAGCTCATCGAGCGGATCATCGGCCTCGGGCTGCAGTGGCAGCCGTCGCGCATGGCGTAAGGGCGAATTGGGGTCAGGTCAAGAAAATCACAGTTTGGGATAGTTGGGGTCTGACCCCAATCATCCCAAACTGTGATTTTCTTGACCTGACCCCAATCATCCCTATTTCGTCGGCTTCAGCGTCAGCTTCTGCAT containing:
- a CDS encoding tripartite tricarboxylate transporter permease — encoded protein: MGELWTGFAVALQPINLLWGLAGVTLGTAVGVLPGIGPALTVALLLPVTYGLDPTAALIMFAGIYYGAMYGGSTTSILLNTPGESATIVTALDGHQMARNGRAGAALATAAIGSFVAGTLATLALSMTAPLMVRMALAFGSAEYFALMVLAFVTVTSVLGGSRLAGWVSLTLGLALGGIGIDGLSGQARFTFGIPYLLDGIDPVIVAIGLFAIGETLWVVSRGPGEDQVLPVRGSLWMTRNEWQRSWKPWLRGTAIGFPMGALPAGGAELPTLMSYAIEKRLSARPGEFGHGAIEGVAGPEAANNAAAAGTLVPLLTLGLPTSATAAVLLAAFQQFGLQPGPLLFAHEPALVWGVIASLYVGNAMLLVLNLPLVGLWVKLLSIPRPWLYGGILVMASLGAYSVHRSAGDLVLVAIIGIIGFGLRYVDAPVAPVMIGLILGPAAEQHLRRALSISQGDWSVFLTRPLSAVLLGAAMAIIALTAIRRKAGRIEA
- a CDS encoding ATP-grasp domain-containing protein, with protein sequence MKPQRVLTLVHKGLEPPDEAPDKEVASTASWRMEYDVVQTLRALGHELRVIGVHDDLTPIRSSIEDFKPSITFNLMEAFDDVVVFDQNVVSYLELLKVPYTGCNPRGLTLSRDKGLAKKLMAYHRIPVPDFLVVPLGRKPKLPKRLHFPLIVKSLTYESSTGISQASVVENDEQLNRRVQFIHDTIMTPAIVEEFIDGRELYVGVLGNDRLQVLPVWEMSFSKMPENSWRIATERVKWSVKYQKKHGIDTAEAGLPDDITAKVQHLAKRVYRALDLSGYARVDLRMKANGDLFVIEANPNPQLAQGEDFAESARRAGVSYAKLIERIIGLGLQWQPSRMA
- the msrA gene encoding peptide-methionine (S)-S-oxide reductase MsrA, producing MKLSDLFGGGMGIPADQFPDPAVDIPPDTTGAPQTVVLGGGCFWCTEAVFVKLDGVISVVSGYAGGTAATADYQSVCSGMTDHAEVIRVRYDSSRISFGQVLKVFFAIAHDPTQLNRQGNDMGRQYRSAIFYGSVNQEQVARAYLQQLEEAKVFEQPIVTTVEPLIEFFEAEAYHQDFVARNPAQPYVAAVAMPKVRKLEKAFGDKLKKS